A single window of Apodemus sylvaticus chromosome 4, mApoSyl1.1, whole genome shotgun sequence DNA harbors:
- the LOC127682340 gene encoding LOW QUALITY PROTEIN: NEDD8-activating enzyme E1 catalytic subunit-like (The sequence of the model RefSeq protein was modified relative to this genomic sequence to represent the inferred CDS: inserted 1 base in 1 codon) codes for MEELLAEKMAVDSGCGDTGDWDGRWSHVKRFLERPGTFTHPDFEPSSESLQFLLDTCKVLVIGAGSLGCELLKNLPLSGFRQIHVIDMDTIDVFNLNRQFLFRPKDVGRPKAEVAAEFLNDRVPNCNVVPHFNKIQDFDDTFYRQFHIIVCGLDSIIARRWINGMLISLLNYEDGVLDPSSIVPLIDGGTEGFKGNARVILPGMTACIECTLELYPPQVNFPMCTIASMSRLPEHCNEYVRMLQWPKEQPFGDGVSLDGDDPAHIQWIFEXHHNIRGVTYRLTQGVVKRIIPTVASTNAVFAAVCATEVFKIATSAYIPRNNYLVFSDIDGLYTYTFEAERKENCPACSQLPQNIQFSPSAKLQEVLDYLTNSAALQMKSPAITTTLEGKNRTLYLQSVTSIEERTRLNLSKTLKELGLVDGQELAVADITTPQTVLFKLHFT; via the exons atGGAGGAGCTGCTGGCTGAGAAAATGGCTGTCGATAGTGGGTGTGGGGACACTGGAGACTGGGATGGTCGCTGGAGCCATGTGAAGAGGTTCCTCGAGCGGCCTGGAACCTTCACACACCCCGATTTCGAACCAAGCTCTGAATCACTCCAGTTCTTGTTAGATACATGTAAAGTTCTAGTCATTGGAGCTGGTAGCTTAGGATGTGAGCTTCTGAAAAATCTGCCATTGTCTGGTTTTAGACAGATTCATGTTATAGACATGGACACTATAGATGTTTTCAATTTAAACAGGCAGTTTTTATTTAGGCCTAAAGATGTTGGAAGACCCAAGGCTGAAGTTGCTGCAGAATTCCTAAACGACAGAGTTCCTAACTGCAACGTGGTTCCACATTTCAACAAGATTCAAGATTTTGATGATACTTTCTACCGACAATTTCATATTATTGTATGTGGCCTGGACTCTATCATAGCCAGAAGATGGatcaatggaatgctgatatctCTTTTAAATTATGAAGATGGTGTGTTGGATCCCAGCTCCATTGTACCTTTGATAGATGGGGGCACAGAAGGCTTTAAAGGAAATGCCCGAGTGATCTTGCCTGGAATGACTGCTTGTATTGAGTGTACTCTGGAACTTTACCCACCACAAGTCAATTTCCCCATGTGTACCATTGCATCTATGTCCAGGCTCCCAGAACATTGTAATGAGTATGTGAGGATGCTGCAGTGGCCTAAAGAGCAGCCGTTTGGAGATGGGGTTTCATTAGACGGAGATGACCCTGCCCATATTCAGTGGATTTTCG AGCATCACAATATTAGAGGTGTTACCTACAGACTCACTCAAGGGGTAGTAAAACGAATCATTCCTACAGTAGCTTCTACAAATGCAGTCTTTGCAGCTGTGTGTGCTACTGAGGTTTTCAAGATAGCTACAAGTGCATACATTCCCCGTAATAACTACTTAGTATTCAGTGATATAGATGGACTGTACACTTACACAtttgaagcagagagaaaggaaaactgtCCTGCGTGTAGCCAACTTCCTCAAAACATTCAATTTTCCCCATCAGCTAAACTACAAGAGGTTTTAGACTACCTAACCAATAGTGCTGCTCTACAAATGAAGTCTCCAGCTATCACAACCACATTAGAGGGGAAAAACAGGACACTTTACTTACAGTCAGTAACATCTATTGAAGAACGAACAAGGCTCAATCTTTCGAAAACATTAAAAGAACTGGGACTAGTTGATGGACAAGAACTGGCTGTTGCTGACATCACTACACCACAGACTGTTCTATTCAAACTTCATTTTACTTAG